The region AAGTGGGGTTTTTTGGTTGGGTTCGGAACATGTTCACAGGAGCGTGAAGTGGGGATGGGGGTATGAGGCGGTTCTCGGGGTTCTACAACTACCGCGAAACGAGGGTGGAATTGGCCGAATGAGGGGGTGTCTGAGGGAGTGGTGTAGGTAGGTAGGGCGTTTTGCTTACAGATAAAGTAGAGGCAACGCCGCTGTATTACATAGCACAATGCAGCAATAGCTTCTTACAGACAAGTCTAAACAAAGAAGTACCTGCAGTCATACGTTTATATCTTACTTCCCTCTTTTGTACATCCTTATCTGGTCTTCTTCGCCACTGCCTATAAGCCCATCATGGGTGACTTTGGAGAGACGatcaacaccaccaccatcgCTGATGAGACCGACGTTCTCATCGTTGGCGCAGGCCCTTCGGGTACTTCGCTGGGGTCCTTCTTGGGCCTTCAAGGTATGACTGGTGGCGCGATTATCTCTGCATTGTGCGAAAGTCAGCTGACCACATGATGATACTTTACAGGAATCGAGGGCTTGATCATCTCTGAGAAACCATGCCCGCCTTCGCACCCTCGCGCCAACTATCTGCATATGGCAGGTCTGGGTACGTTAAGCCACCGCGTTTCAAAGGATGTAGCCACACACCATGACAGAAGCTGACTCGCATGAACAGAGTGCCTTCGCGAGATCGGCCTTGAGGAGAAGGCTAGGGCTATCTCCTATCCCGTACCTGAATACTCCACATGGACGCGTCTCGTCGAGACTATGACGGGAGAGGAGGTGTACAGGGCACATGTTTTTGGCAACAGCCCTCACCGGAAGGTAAGATTCATTCCACTGTCTCCTTTCCGAGACTGAACGATCCCCCCCCCCTCTTTTCAGAGGCAAAGTCATGTTTACTCCATACTGACTAATTTTCCAGGGTGAATACTACGATGCCAGTCCATCAGAGGCCCTTTGCCTCTGCCAGACAGATCTCGAACCCCTCCTCATCGAGTACGCCGAATCACATGGCTTCAAGATCCGTTGGAACACACGCCTCGTCAGTTTCGAGCAAGATCTCGAAAAGAACATCGTCATCAGCACGCTGGAAAACACAGCAACGGGCGAGACCTACAAGGTCCAATCCAAGCAGCTCGCCGGCGCCGACGGTGCCGACAGTACCGTAGTGAAGCAACTCGACCTCCCCCTCGTGCGAGGCCCCGGAAACGGTTTCGTAACCAGCGTCTGGTTGGACGCAGACCTAACTCACCTGACCGACCACAACCGCGCGCTCCTCAACTACCTCCAGCGCCCCGACAAGCCGCAGCCTGAATACGGCATGATGGGCATCGCGCACTTCATCCGGCCCTGGAAAGACTGGGACATATCCCTCTTCCCGCACCCGACATACAAGAAGCTCACAGCCACCAACGAGCAAGTCATCGAGCGCGTCAAGGAACTCGTCAACGACGACACTGTCGAGTACAAGATCAAAGACGTTAGTGTGTGGAACTTTGAAGAAGTCCACGCTGAACACTACTCCGTTGGTAACGTGCACGGCGTAGGAACAGCTGTGCACCGTCACCCTCCTTTCGGCGGCTTGGGCATAAGCACCTGCCTGGAGGATTCCTACAACCTAGCCTGGAAAATGGCGGCGGTTCTCAAGGGCAAAGCTTCAAAGTCCTTGCTTGATACTTACAACGCTGAACGCCAGCCCGCCGGCGAATTTGTCGTCAAGCGCACAAACGAGAACGGACGCCTAAACTTCCGCCTCTACGGCATGCTGGGCTACTTCGGCCCCCTAGGCACCGACATACGTGCGGAAAAGCGTGCGTTGCTGCGAGAAGACAGCGAGGCTGGAGAGGCTTTCCGCCAGCAATTCCGCAACGCGATACGCGACCTAGCAGACGAGCACCACGGCCTCGGCGCTATGATGAACCAATGGTACAAATCCACCGCCGTCTACACAGCCGATGAAACAGAGGCCCCATACTGGCCTGAAGACTTCACCGACCGCTCTGTCAAGTTGTACACCAGCACATACCCTGGCTGGCGCGTTCCCCACGCTTGGCTCACACCGCGCCAGGAAACGCCCGGTCCGCGTCTGCCTCTTGTTTCCACCCGTGATGTCTGCGGCAAAGGTCGCTTCACGCTCTTGACTGGTATCGGTGGTAAGGCTTTATGGGCGGGTGCTGCGGAGCACGTGTCCAAGACCACTGGTATTGAGATTCATGTGGCGAGCATTGGGTTTGGTCAGGATTACGGTG is a window of Pyrenophora tritici-repentis strain M4 chromosome 2, whole genome shotgun sequence DNA encoding:
- a CDS encoding UbiH, 2-polyprenyl-6-methoxyphenol hydroxylase and related FAD-dependent oxidoreductase, giving the protein MGDFGETINTTTIADETDVLIVGAGPSGTSLGSFLGLQGIEGLIISEKPCPPSHPRANYLHMAGLECLREIGLEEKARAISYPVPEYSTWTRLVETMTGEEVYRAHVFGNSPHRKGEYYDASPSEALCLCQTDLEPLLIEYAESHGFKIRWNTRLVSFEQDLEKNIVISTLENTATGETYKVQSKQLAGADGADSTVVKQLDLPLVRGPGNGFVTSVWLDADLTHLTDHNRALLNYLQRPDKPQPEYGMMGIAHFIRPWKDWDISLFPHPTYKKLTATNEQVIERVKELVNDDTVEYKIKDVSVWNFEEVHAEHYSVGNVHGVGTAVHRHPPFGGLGISTCLEDSYNLAWKMAAVLKGKASKSLLDTYNAERQPAGEFVVKRTNENGRLNFRLYGMLGYFGPLGTDIRAEKRALLREDSEAGEAFRQQFRNAIRDLADEHHGLGAMMNQWYKSTAVYTADETEAPYWPEDFTDRSVKLYTSTYPGWRVPHAWLTPRQETPGPRLPLVSTRDVCGKGRFTLLTGIGGKALWAGAAEHVSKTTGIEIHVASIGFGQDYGDTEHRWFKVREVGEKGAVLVRPDRTVAWRAMKPMGDEAFTTAKLQLVMNSILGLEKKMAIRE